The Streptomyces achromogenes genome window below encodes:
- a CDS encoding aromatic ring-hydroxylating oxygenase subunit alpha: protein MTSTSLPDSLIATLPGSSYTDPGVFAQEQERIFETMWFCVARASELAKPGAFRTVDVGRESILVTRARDHSIRAYFNVCRHRGAKLCTEESGEVKRAFQCPYHAWTYGLDGKLVAAPNLTKMPDVGRTEYGLVSVAVREWLGYVWVCLAENPPSFEEDVIGEVVARLGDVESIERYDIDNLSVGRRITYDVKANWKLIIENFMECYHCATIHPELTEVLPEFADGYAAQYYVGHGAEFGEEVRGFTVDGSEGLDRIPGVAEDQDRRYYAITVRPQVFINLVPDHVIFHRMYPMAADRTVVECDWLYLPHVVESGKDVSRSVELFDRVNRQDFDACERTQPGMSSRLYAKGGVLVPSEHHIGAFHDWVNERLGTPQG, encoded by the coding sequence GTGACCTCGACCAGCCTGCCCGACAGCCTGATCGCCACTCTTCCCGGCTCCTCCTACACCGATCCCGGGGTCTTCGCCCAGGAGCAGGAGCGCATCTTCGAGACCATGTGGTTCTGCGTCGCCCGGGCTTCCGAGCTGGCGAAGCCGGGTGCGTTCCGCACCGTCGACGTCGGCCGCGAGAGCATCCTGGTCACCCGGGCCCGGGACCACTCGATCCGCGCGTACTTCAACGTCTGCCGGCACCGCGGGGCCAAGCTCTGCACCGAGGAGTCCGGCGAGGTCAAGCGGGCCTTCCAGTGTCCCTACCACGCCTGGACGTACGGCCTGGACGGCAAGCTGGTCGCCGCACCGAACCTGACCAAGATGCCCGACGTCGGCCGCACCGAGTACGGCCTGGTGAGTGTCGCCGTGCGGGAATGGCTCGGCTATGTCTGGGTGTGCCTCGCGGAGAACCCGCCGTCCTTCGAGGAGGACGTCATCGGTGAGGTCGTGGCCCGCCTGGGCGACGTAGAGTCGATCGAGCGGTACGACATCGACAACCTGTCCGTCGGGCGTCGGATCACCTATGACGTGAAGGCGAACTGGAAGCTCATCATCGAGAACTTCATGGAGTGCTACCACTGCGCCACGATCCACCCGGAACTGACCGAGGTGCTGCCGGAGTTCGCGGACGGGTACGCCGCGCAGTACTACGTGGGGCACGGCGCGGAGTTCGGTGAGGAGGTGCGGGGGTTCACGGTGGACGGCTCCGAGGGCCTGGACCGCATCCCGGGTGTCGCCGAGGACCAGGACCGCCGTTACTACGCGATCACCGTGCGGCCGCAGGTGTTCATCAACCTCGTCCCCGACCACGTGATCTTCCACCGCATGTACCCGATGGCGGCCGACCGCACGGTCGTCGAGTGCGACTGGCTGTACCTCCCGCACGTCGTCGAGAGCGGCAAGGACGTCAGCCGGTCCGTGGAGCTCTTCGACCGGGTCAACCGGCAGGACTTCGACGCCTGTGAGCGCACCCAGCCCGGCATGAGCTCACGGCTGTACGCCAAGGGCGGTGTGCTGGTGCCCAGCGAGCACCACATAGGCGCCTTCCACGACTGGGTGAACGAGCGCCTCGGCACTCCTCAGGGGTGA
- a CDS encoding IclR family transcriptional regulator, whose amino-acid sequence MQSVDRAISVLEILAQRGEAGVSEVAAEIEVHKSTAFRLLGALEARGLVEQAGERGKYRLGFGIVRLAGAVTGRIDITQQSRPVCERLAEEIGETVNIAVMQEQYAINLYQVRGPGAVTAHNWVGQLTPLHATSSGKILLAHLSAKERATLLTTAGMKKVTPHTITAKTKLEKHLVTAREQGYAFTLEELEIGLHAMAAPVRNRDGEVIAAVSASGPSYRLTEQRLHELSPVLVKGAAEISHRMGFLG is encoded by the coding sequence GTGCAGTCGGTCGACCGCGCCATCAGCGTCCTGGAGATTCTCGCGCAGCGCGGCGAAGCCGGTGTCAGCGAGGTGGCGGCCGAGATCGAGGTGCACAAGTCGACGGCCTTCCGTCTCCTCGGGGCCCTGGAAGCGCGCGGCCTGGTCGAGCAGGCCGGGGAACGCGGCAAGTACCGGCTCGGTTTCGGCATCGTGCGCCTGGCCGGCGCGGTCACGGGCCGTATCGACATCACGCAGCAGAGCCGTCCCGTGTGCGAGCGGCTGGCCGAGGAGATCGGCGAGACCGTCAACATCGCCGTGATGCAGGAGCAGTACGCGATCAACCTGTACCAGGTGCGTGGACCGGGGGCGGTCACCGCGCACAACTGGGTGGGCCAGTTGACTCCCCTGCACGCCACCTCGAGCGGCAAGATCCTGCTGGCCCACCTGTCGGCGAAGGAGCGCGCCACGCTGCTGACGACCGCGGGCATGAAGAAGGTCACCCCGCACACCATCACCGCGAAGACGAAGCTCGAGAAGCACCTCGTCACCGCTCGGGAGCAGGGTTACGCCTTCACCCTGGAGGAGCTGGAGATCGGCCTGCACGCCATGGCCGCGCCGGTGCGCAACCGCGACGGCGAGGTCATCGCCGCCGTCAGCGCCTCCGGGCCCTCCTACCGGCTCACCGAGCAGCGTCTGCACGAACTGTCCCCGGTGCTGGTCAAGGGCGCCGCCGAGATCAGCCACCGCATGGGCTTCCTGGGCTGA